A genomic window from Candidatus Omnitrophota bacterium includes:
- a CDS encoding amino acid permease, with amino-acid sequence AFALVGIGAFLTIIYPGATEIQMDVIAAAFCVFFTVINLKGVHLAAKYQIWIVSVLIGVCVAYILWGATAVKLDHFRGFWDTGFSVIFSTAALVFVSFGGVAKVASIAEEVENPTRNIPLGMLLAWTAVVCLYALAIFVTVGVLESDILINTLTPLSAGAGVFAGAPGVALLAFGAILAFVPTANAGIMTASRAPLAMSRDNLMPDIFSRINRRGAPHWPILFTSAAMLIMIFAFDIEKLVKVASATMITLFILANTALIFMRESKLPNYRPVFRAPLYPYLQIAGIAFYAALIVSMGAFALISTGLFFGVALLWYLLYPYRLEAKKSALIHVVERVIGRQISTDTLNRELKGVLFERDSIMEDRFDLLVKDSIIVDMSGTFSSHDFFRKISEQFAKLLKMDAGELYGQFIEREKISATVIKKGLAIPHIIIDGEKIFTMILVRAKEGVIFPNSPDPIKTLFFIVASTDERNFYLRSLMAIAEIVQEKDFEEKWMAASSKAELEDVILLASRKREEVLH; translated from the coding sequence TCTCAAAGGCGTGCATCTAGCGGCTAAATATCAGATATGGATAGTCTCTGTCCTGATAGGTGTGTGCGTCGCGTATATTCTCTGGGGCGCGACCGCCGTGAAGCTGGATCATTTCAGGGGGTTTTGGGACACGGGCTTTTCCGTTATTTTTTCAACAGCCGCCCTGGTGTTTGTGTCATTCGGCGGCGTGGCAAAAGTGGCCAGCATTGCCGAAGAGGTGGAGAACCCGACGAGAAATATACCGCTTGGAATGCTGCTGGCCTGGACGGCAGTGGTGTGCCTTTACGCTCTGGCCATTTTTGTCACCGTTGGTGTGCTGGAATCGGATATCTTGATCAACACGCTCACGCCATTGAGCGCCGGCGCGGGGGTTTTTGCCGGAGCGCCCGGTGTGGCGCTGCTTGCCTTCGGGGCCATCCTGGCTTTTGTCCCCACGGCGAACGCGGGTATTATGACGGCCTCCCGCGCGCCACTGGCAATGAGCAGGGATAATCTGATGCCGGATATTTTTTCAAGGATCAACCGCCGGGGCGCGCCGCATTGGCCGATCTTATTCACATCGGCGGCGATGCTGATAATGATATTCGCGTTTGACATAGAAAAACTTGTCAAAGTGGCGTCGGCCACAATGATAACGCTGTTTATCCTCGCGAATACCGCGCTGATATTCATGAGAGAATCCAAACTGCCCAATTACCGGCCGGTGTTCAGGGCTCCGCTGTATCCTTATCTTCAAATAGCGGGGATCGCGTTCTATGCCGCGCTTATAGTCTCAATGGGCGCGTTCGCGCTCATCTCTACCGGCTTATTCTTCGGGGTGGCGCTCCTGTGGTATCTGCTTTATCCCTACAGGCTGGAAGCGAAGAAATCGGCGCTCATCCATGTGGTTGAAAGGGTGATAGGCCGCCAGATAAGCACGGACACTTTGAACAGGGAGCTCAAAGGCGTTCTTTTTGAGCGGGACAGTATAATGGAGGACCGCTTTGACTTGTTAGTAAAGGATTCCATAATAGTGGATATGAGCGGCACTTTTTCATCTCATGATTTTTTCAGGAAGATATCCGAACAATTCGCCAAACTTCTGAAAATGGACGCGGGGGAACTTTACGGGCAGTTTATTGAAAGGGAAAAGATCTCGGCCACCGTTATAAAAAAAGGCCTGGCCATACCGCACATCATAATCGACGGAGAAAAAATTTTCACAATGATACTTGTGCGGGCAAAAGAAGGCGTGATATTCCCCAACAGCCCCGACCCCATAAAAACATTATTTTTTATCGTGGCCAGCACCGACGAGAGGAATTTTTATCTGAGGTCTCTTATGGCCATAGCCGAAATAGTGCAGGAAAAAGATTTTGAGGAGAAGTGGATGGCGGCGTCCTCAAAAGCCGAACTTGAAGATGTTATCCTGCTGGCCAGCCGCAAGCGCGAAGAAGTGCTGCATTGA
- a CDS encoding YibE/F family protein, which produces MESSRGNTDIEEAEFLILNGKFKGVRVQAKNYLWDDPAYNTILEKGDKAALRIDYDPDGEMEGVRIKGYSRGSELKLFLAFFALLLFAVIGRRAAAVLAAMAFNIFLFVGAFVPVLKNGFNPVAAVFLFSLLSAGTTLLLITGATKKTAAAAAGTAGSIVLASLMAFVFLKAAHISGFYFDGARRIMAMSRAGNIAEIDFFLMASAAIMLAALGMAVDVSVGVASFVNELHAERSDMSVIQLCLRGISVGGDMLATMINSLIFVFAGASLALVLNARVCGVPFLRFINYEAVSGIILQSLLASFVLILTIPATSLTAAYLFAGHKKGRTP; this is translated from the coding sequence ATGGAGTCATCACGCGGGAATACCGATATTGAGGAAGCGGAATTCCTTATCCTGAACGGAAAATTCAAGGGCGTCAGGGTTCAGGCAAAAAATTATCTCTGGGATGATCCCGCCTACAACACGATCCTGGAAAAAGGAGATAAGGCGGCGCTGCGGATAGATTACGATCCCGACGGAGAGATGGAGGGCGTGAGGATAAAAGGCTACAGCCGGGGAAGTGAGCTTAAGCTGTTCCTCGCGTTTTTTGCCCTGCTTCTTTTTGCCGTTATCGGCCGCCGAGCCGCGGCTGTTTTAGCGGCTATGGCTTTCAACATCTTTCTTTTTGTGGGCGCATTCGTTCCGGTTTTGAAAAACGGCTTTAATCCCGTGGCGGCTGTTTTTTTGTTTTCGCTTTTAAGCGCGGGAACGACACTTCTTCTGATAACCGGAGCCACTAAAAAAACCGCAGCTGCCGCCGCCGGCACGGCGGGAAGTATTGTTCTCGCCTCACTCATGGCTTTCGTTTTTCTGAAGGCCGCGCACATAAGCGGTTTTTATTTTGACGGCGCGCGCAGGATAATGGCCATGTCCCGGGCGGGAAACATAGCTGAAATAGATTTCTTCCTGATGGCATCTGCCGCGATAATGCTCGCGGCTCTCGGAATGGCCGTTGACGTGAGCGTGGGGGTGGCTTCCTTCGTGAACGAACTCCACGCTGAGCGCTCTGATATGAGCGTTATCCAGCTCTGCCTGCGGGGCATATCCGTCGGCGGAGACATGCTCGCGACGATGATAAACTCTCTTATCTTTGTTTTTGCGGGGGCGTCTCTTGCTCTCGTCCTCAACGCGCGCGTTTGCGGCGTGCCTTTCCTGAGATTTATAAATTATGAGGCTGTTTCAGGGATCATTCTCCAGAGCCTGCTGGCGAGTTTTGTACTCATATTGACGATCCCCGCCACATCCCTGACCGCCGCATATCTTTTCGCGGGGCATAAAAAAGGGCGAACGCCGTGA